A single Clostridium sp. AN503 DNA region contains:
- a CDS encoding tripartite tricarboxylate transporter TctB family protein → MKNKQSFLARWDEKLDEIGGRLKDKEITLPVEMIGAGLFLVLALVVLFIMPQQVMVSEAEVVNGRRFPMLLMIIMIICCVILLGQGIYKKMNHQPLQTCTLNLLTEIKALIIMAILFFTYLICRVTDLFVVGGVFCAVSFLLYFRCRNRLYYGITVGMAVLVWVAFRFGLGVRF, encoded by the coding sequence ATGAAGAACAAACAATCCTTCCTGGCACGCTGGGATGAAAAGCTGGATGAGATCGGCGGCAGGCTGAAGGATAAGGAGATCACGCTGCCTGTGGAGATGATCGGCGCGGGACTTTTCCTGGTCCTGGCGTTGGTCGTGCTGTTCATCATGCCGCAGCAGGTGATGGTTTCCGAGGCGGAGGTAGTGAACGGCCGGCGGTTTCCGATGCTCCTTATGATCATCATGATCATCTGCTGTGTCATTTTGCTGGGACAGGGAATCTATAAGAAGATGAACCATCAGCCGCTGCAGACCTGTACCCTGAATCTTCTTACGGAGATCAAGGCACTGATCATTATGGCGATCCTGTTTTTTACTTATCTGATCTGCCGGGTGACGGACTTATTTGTGGTGGGCGGTGTGTTCTGCGCGGTCAGCTTCCTGCTGTATTTCCGGTGCAGGAACCGGCTGTATTACGGGATCACGGTCGGGATGGCGGTGCTTGTATGGGTGGCATTCCGGTTTGGCCTGGGCGTCAGGTTTTAA
- a CDS encoding anaerobic sulfatase maturase → MPPIQLLIKPSSGNCNLRCKYCFYCDEMSKRETPNYGFMSIETLEELVKKALEFAEDSCGFAFQGGEPTLVGLDFYKRLLELQDQYNTKHVTIHNSIQTNGFRLGEEWADFLAQNHFLVGISLDGIVHTHDAYRIGAGGNGTFAEIMKTIELFDKKKVEYNILTVVNRRTAEKISRIYSFYAKHNWKYLQFIACLDPLGEPQGMREYSLTPEAYGDFLVELFDLWYLDWQKGVQPSIRMFENYIGILLGYMPEACDQRGCCSIQCVVEADGSVYPCDFYVVDRYWMGSFVENSMEEILEQGKTLGFVEASVENRMDCEQCEYGYICRGGCRRNRQIGEDGQLGSNYFCPSYKKFFAAALPRMKRIAQVLGRR, encoded by the coding sequence ATGCCACCGATCCAATTGCTGATCAAACCATCTTCCGGGAACTGCAACCTGCGCTGTAAATACTGCTTCTACTGTGATGAGATGTCAAAGCGGGAAACGCCCAATTATGGTTTTATGTCCATCGAAACCTTGGAGGAGCTTGTAAAAAAGGCTCTGGAGTTTGCCGAAGACAGCTGCGGCTTTGCGTTCCAGGGCGGGGAGCCGACACTGGTGGGGCTGGATTTTTATAAGCGGCTGTTGGAGCTTCAGGATCAGTATAACACAAAACATGTCACCATTCATAATTCAATTCAGACCAACGGCTTTAGGCTGGGGGAAGAATGGGCGGATTTCCTGGCGCAGAATCATTTTCTGGTGGGGATTTCTCTTGATGGGATCGTCCATACGCATGACGCCTACCGGATAGGCGCCGGGGGAAATGGAACCTTTGCGGAGATCATGAAGACGATCGAGCTGTTTGATAAAAAGAAAGTGGAATACAATATCCTGACAGTGGTGAACCGCCGGACGGCGGAGAAGATCTCCAGGATCTACAGTTTTTATGCAAAACACAATTGGAAGTACCTTCAGTTTATCGCCTGCCTGGATCCGCTGGGGGAGCCGCAGGGGATGCGGGAGTACTCACTGACGCCGGAGGCTTATGGTGATTTCCTGGTGGAATTGTTCGATCTGTGGTATTTAGACTGGCAGAAGGGCGTGCAGCCCAGCATCCGCATGTTTGAGAATTATATCGGGATCCTGCTCGGCTATATGCCGGAGGCCTGCGACCAGCGGGGGTGCTGCAGCATCCAGTGTGTGGTGGAGGCGGACGGTTCTGTCTATCCCTGTGACTTTTATGTGGTGGACCGTTACTGGATGGGGAGCTTTGTGGAAAATTCCATGGAGGAGATCCTGGAGCAGGGGAAAACCCTCGGTTTCGTGGAGGCATCTGTGGAAAACCGGATGGACTGCGAGCAGTGCGAGTACGGTTACATATGCAGGGGCGGATGCCGCAGGAACCGGCAGATCGGGGAAGACGGGCAGCTTGGGAGCAATTATTTCTGCCCGTCTTATAAAAAATTCTTTGCTGCGGCGCTCCCGCGGATGAAGCGGATCGCGCAGGTGCTGGGGCGCAGGTAA
- a CDS encoding tripartite tricarboxylate transporter permease — MLEYMIPAIKMLFTVENFIWINLGVFIGSIFAAIPGLTVILCIILFLPFTYKMTAVPGMMFLLGIYCAGGYGGSVSAILINTPGTPHAAATMLDGHPLSKKGRTQAALKIALYASTFGGIFSALMLLFLAPQVARVSAKLGTAEYFLVCLFGLTIIAGISGKSMIKGIISACFGLLVSCIGADPLTSYDRFTFGIPRLYMGLDLAICLIGLFALVEILKKAERKEGRLILDTEKIKDDGAISKDEYKRMFRPVLLSSIIGTIIGIIPGTGASMASWFSYDRAKSMSKHKEEFGHGSVEGIAAAESANNAVTGATLIPLLTLGIPGDGCVAIMLSALMINGLNPGLSLFTTQGDIMYAIMLGLLFVNLFMLIQGKYLTKLFAKVVSIPQEILTPVIVIFCFAGAYSVNKSYFDVAVTLVFALIAWILYKLDFPTVPILLGLVLGNMTETNFRRALDLSNGSLSIFVGSWYCIAFLLLIVVAVGMIIKNKITGRNAEKGD, encoded by the coding sequence ATGTTAGAATACATGATTCCTGCAATTAAGATGTTGTTTACCGTTGAGAATTTCATATGGATCAACCTGGGCGTGTTCATCGGCTCCATTTTTGCAGCCATACCGGGTCTGACGGTTATTTTATGTATTATCCTGTTTTTGCCGTTTACTTATAAGATGACGGCGGTTCCGGGAATGATGTTCCTTCTGGGCATTTATTGTGCAGGCGGGTATGGCGGCAGTGTTTCTGCGATCCTGATCAATACTCCGGGAACGCCACACGCCGCGGCTACCATGCTGGACGGACACCCCTTATCTAAGAAGGGAAGGACCCAGGCGGCTCTGAAGATCGCGCTGTACGCGTCTACCTTTGGCGGTATTTTCTCGGCGCTGATGCTTCTTTTCCTGGCGCCGCAGGTGGCCAGGGTGTCGGCGAAGCTGGGGACGGCGGAGTATTTCCTGGTGTGTCTGTTTGGGCTTACGATCATTGCGGGCATATCCGGGAAAAGCATGATAAAGGGGATCATCTCGGCCTGCTTTGGCCTGCTGGTGTCCTGCATCGGAGCGGACCCGCTGACCAGCTACGACCGGTTTACCTTTGGGATACCCAGGCTCTATATGGGACTGGATCTGGCGATCTGCCTGATCGGCCTGTTTGCTCTGGTAGAGATTCTTAAGAAGGCGGAACGGAAGGAGGGCCGCCTGATCCTGGACACGGAAAAGATCAAGGATGACGGGGCTATATCGAAGGATGAATATAAGCGGATGTTCCGTCCGGTGCTCTTGTCTTCCATCATCGGGACGATCATCGGTATTATCCCGGGTACGGGAGCTTCCATGGCGTCCTGGTTCAGTTATGACAGGGCAAAGTCCATGTCGAAGCACAAGGAGGAGTTTGGCCATGGTTCTGTGGAGGGCATTGCGGCGGCGGAGAGCGCCAACAACGCGGTGACCGGCGCGACCCTGATCCCGCTTCTGACCCTTGGCATCCCAGGTGACGGCTGTGTGGCGATCATGCTGTCGGCCCTGATGATCAATGGACTGAACCCGGGCCTGAGCCTGTTTACGACTCAGGGAGACATCATGTACGCGATCATGCTTGGGCTTCTGTTTGTAAACCTGTTTATGCTGATTCAGGGGAAATATTTAACGAAGCTGTTTGCCAAGGTGGTTTCCATTCCCCAGGAGATCCTGACGCCTGTTATCGTGATCTTCTGTTTTGCAGGCGCCTACTCTGTCAACAAGTCGTATTTTGACGTGGCGGTCACGCTGGTATTTGCACTGATCGCCTGGATTCTCTATAAACTGGATTTCCCGACAGTGCCTATCCTTCTGGGGCTGGTGCTTGGCAATATGACGGAGACCAATTTCCGCCGCGCGCTGGATCTGTCCAATGGGAGCCTGTCCATATTTGTGGGCAGTTGGTACTGCATAGCATTCCTGCTGCTGATCGTTGTTGCGGTGGGGATGATCATCAAGAACAAGATAACCGGGCGGAATGCGGAAAAGGGGGATTAA